TAGCATAGGTTTCTTTGTTCGCTTCAGTTACCTGCTTCATTTCTCCGTTTTTAACGTTTACAGAGAATATTTCTGTGGCATGGTTTACGTCTGTTCTTCCTACTAAAAGGGAAGTTTTATTGTCTGTAAAGATTTCGTTAACGTCAAAATCTCCTTTAGTGATCTGTTGTACTTTTGCTGATTTTGAATCCAGGGCAAAAAGCTGTTTTGTCCCTCTGAATGCTGCGGTGAAGTAGATTGTTTTTGAATCTGCTCCCCAAAGCACATCTCCTGAAACACTTTCATCCCAGCCTGAGGTAAGATTTGTGGTCTTTCCTGATTTCCAATCCAGGATTTTTACATCATTTTTGTCAGCTTCATACCCATCTCTCGCCATGCTTTGCCAGATTAAAGATTTTCCGTCCGGGCTGAACTTAGGGTTTACATCATATCCTTTGTTGGATTCTGTAAGATTTTTGGTTGTTCCTGATGCCAAATCGTAAGCAAAGATATCTGTATTGGTGCTTGTAGAATACTCTTTACCGCTTTTAGGTTTTGTAACATATAAAAGCTGCGCAGAATCCGGGCTCCAGATAAAATCTTCAGCACCTCCGAAAGGTCGCTGGGGAGAATCCCATGTTTTTCCTTCCAAAAGGTCTTTAGCTCCTTCTGCTTTATCAGAAGTATTCACTACAAATACATGATTGTATTTTCCTTCATTGAAATAATCCCAGTGTCTGTGGTTAAGGTCCGTATAAACCTGAGCCGTAGTTTTAGGCGTATCACTGAATTTATCTTTCCCCATCACTTTTTCTACCAACACCTGCTTGCTGAAAGCAATTTTCTTCCCATCCGGAGAAATTACGATATTGTCTGCTTCACCAATGGTATAGAATTCTGTCCAGGTTTTTCCGGCATCTTTAGAAAGATAGATTTTATCTCCTTCCTGAGCATAAATTCCGTTTTTATCCCACTGAATAAGGGCTTTTTTACCGAAATCTATTTTGGAAGACTGGTTATTAAGAACATTCAGAAAATAGTTCTCGTTTTTTGTTTTTTCTGTTTTCAGATCTACCTGTCCTACTTTATAGATAAGAGAACCCTGATCCGGTGAAACTGCCTGTACCCCAACTTTTTTCAAAGTCCAAAGAATTTCAGGCGTCATTACTTGTTGTGCATTCATTAAAAGCGGAGCTGCCAAAGCCAGCAGACTGTACTTAAGTTTCATATGTTGATATTCATTTTTAACGGATCTATGAAATCATAGTAATTTCACGAAATCCTTTTATTAAATTCAAAGAT
The nucleotide sequence above comes from Chryseobacterium sp. 7. Encoded proteins:
- a CDS encoding S9 family peptidase, producing the protein MKLKYSLLALAAPLLMNAQQVMTPEILWTLKKVGVQAVSPDQGSLIYKVGQVDLKTEKTKNENYFLNVLNNQSSKIDFGKKALIQWDKNGIYAQEGDKIYLSKDAGKTWTEFYTIGEADNIVISPDGKKIAFSKQVLVEKVMGKDKFSDTPKTTAQVYTDLNHRHWDYFNEGKYNHVFVVNTSDKAEGAKDLLEGKTWDSPQRPFGGAEDFIWSPDSAQLLYVTKPKSGKEYSTSTNTDIFAYDLASGTTKNLTESNKGYDVNPKFSPDGKSLIWQSMARDGYEADKNDVKILDWKSGKTTNLTSGWDESVSGDVLWGADSKTIYFTAAFRGTKQLFALDSKSAKVQQITKGDFDVNEIFTDNKTSLLVGRTDVNHATEIFSVNVKNGEMKQVTEANKETYAKLAQGKSELKMVKTSDGKEMGVWFHYPPNFDPNKKYPTLVYCQGGPQSALTQFFSVRWNFALMTANDYIVVAPNRRGMPGWGTKWNEEISRDWGGQPMRDYLAATDFAKTLPYVDGDRVAAVGASYGGYSVFMLAGIHENRFKTFIAHDGLFDMKSWYLTTEELWFANWDLGSPWEKPQPKAYTEFNPSNFVDKWNKPIMIVQGGIDFRVPYEQGQEAFQAAKLRGLKSKLVYFPNENHWVLHPQNGLVWQREFFDWLKETL